The sequence below is a genomic window from Setaria italica strain Yugu1 chromosome IV, Setaria_italica_v2.0, whole genome shotgun sequence.
TCAGCCACGTTGGCATTTGGAAACTATAGGAGAAACAATGTTATCTTGACTGTTTCGTTGAAGCCTCTGCTTATCTGATAAATTCTCAGAGACAGCAACTGCAATTTCAGCAGACCAAGGTGTGAGCAGTATTCACTATTCAGACAACAAATCTTCCATCAGCGGATTTGTAAAGGCGAACGGGGAACATAGAATCAACCAGACAAATATGCTTTTTTTTATCTTGATTCAGCACAACATCTGATTGAATAGCAAAAGTACATTGTTGCGTAACGAATTCCATTATTTGTATAGCCGAGTTTCTTAAGTGATTACTCCAGCTTCCAAGCTATGGGATAATCAGGTTGACATGGTCTACTGAACTCTATAAGGCCCAAAGGCTGAAGTTTTCCACAGCTTCACAACGCTGCGACAAAAACTGTATCAGGCACCCCATTTATTGCCATGTCCTACAGAACCTTACTGatggtggtcgtcgtcgtcatcatgtCCATCAGGTGATCCTCCTTCTCCAATCACATTAAGCTGCAGAGATAAAGATGGAAGCTTGTAACTCAGCAAACGTTTGCTCTTGGAATGCAAGGACCTTATCAGGAAACCAACGTACCGTGAAATATTGAGTACAGACCGGGCATTCATGTGGCTTGCCTCTCTCCAACCAAAACCACACCACATCATGCTCATCTTCTGCAGAAGGTCAATAACAATTGCAGTATAGGCCAATTAGATAACTGAAGGGTTCATGAATGTTTCTAAATAATTCATTTTTTATCTAGATAAGATACAGGTGAGGATTTGAATTCTGGAACCCTCttggttgaaacttgaaagacTCAAGGGATATTTAGCATCAGCAGTAGTGTACCTCCTTCACCGCCAGGACAACCAACAATCCTTTTGTTGTAGTATGACTGAATCACAGCAGGAGCTTCCTATTCAAGGAACAACATAGACAGATATCAGTTTAGCTGAACACTTAAACCACACAAGAATCAAACAAATCTAACTAAAAAATTATGCAAATGACACATGTAAGCAAAACCACAATTCATATAGCACACTACCAAGTGATTCACTGAATTCCCAACTGATGTCAGTCAAAAGACAAAGTCATGACAACAATAAACACAAAGAAGAATCAGTCATACAAAGACCATCTACGCAGCGCGTTACGGAAATTCAGGATAGCCTACATTAGAGTCTAAGAAATACAAAAGACAGTCATCTAAGAAACGGCAGATTCCACTTCAAGAACAGAGTGACTTCTATTGAGTCTTCCATAACGAACAGGAAAGCGTCATGGATTGTTGAACTAGAGCTCTTCACTACAGTCTACAGCAATGCTTATTTGGACAGGGAAGACACTGAAGAAACATATGTAACCTTGAGCCATAGAGTTTTTCAAATGAAACTACAGTTGCATGATAAAGTCTTAAATTGAATTCTGAAACAACACCAGAAAGATAAACAGCAGTAAACAGAACAAGAATCACAAGATAATCCAATCAAATAGCAAAATCAAGATGCCTGTAGGTATTGAAATTCAATAGGTGTTCCATAATTGGTGCTTAGAAATTAGTATGCTAAAGAAAACCTGAAAAGTAGATTTAACATGCTAATACAATTGATCTACTAAAGTTAGAGCAAATTCAAAATGATAAAAGCTTCCTTTTTTGAAAATGCATTTGATGAAAGTGTGTGAGCCAACACTATTATATGCCGCAAAGAATGACCACAAGCTACAAACTTATATAGGCCCAGAAAGTCCAAACAGAACTGGATAGTTTAAACTTAAGAACAATTCATTGGTCTCATAATTACTGCCAGAAATCTTCCACAACTCAAGAAAAAAACACCCAATGGTGGAGATCAAATCCATCTACATATGTGAGTTGTGACACATTGCCCTGAATAAAGTAAAGAAGACCAGTGATTGGTCAGCTCTTATCCCAACATCTGAAAATATACTCTGTATCTTCACCTATTCCACGGAATATGTTCAAACAAGCATCTCATCTCACGCGGACAAACAAATTAATCTAAACGAACACATATCACATCCGCAACCGCAAGTCAGATGATTGCACATTGACATTTCAACACATGTTCACAAGTCACAACCCCATCCAAAGCAACCGATTCAGTGGTCCCAGTTGCTCACGCATCAAAGGGAATGTAGAAGAAGGTATTAGACGGAAAGCCCTCACCTTGGTGCCAAAGGGACCGACGGGGGCGTCCATGTCGAATCTCTTCTTTCCctgtacagaaaaaaaaaacaaatccaacaaaatttaatattttttacCAACATATGACCTGTAATAAGAAATGAAGCGGCTGCAACCGGGCAAAGCGGCCGTGCGGGGAGACCTGGAGCTCGGCCTCGATCTCCTCGCGCTCGAGCCCCGTAGCGATCGGCATCACGTCCTCAACCCTAGTCCTCGTCCGGGCCGCATCTGAAGAAAAACGCAGCCTTGCCATCAAATCGGGGCTACGGCCTGAGCTTGTGAGAAACGGGAAGGGTCGTTACCGAGAGTGGAGAAGAAAAGGGGCGCCGGAGTACGGCGGAGACCAGGCACGGTGGCAGCGGAGACCGCCGGGGATCGGGGGAGCAGGGCggagcggtggtggcggaggaggagggaggtggcgcGCTTCCACATGGCGGCCGGTGAAGGCAGCGGCGGCACGAGCGGACGGTGGAGAGAAGATGGAGAGGGTCCCTACAAAACAAGAAAAGGCTCCTGCCAATTTAGGATATTTAATTATTTGCCGTTGAGAAACCACTTTTAAAATGACACCGGCATATTTG
It includes:
- the LOC101754187 gene encoding putative cytochrome c oxidase subunit 5b-like → MWKRATSLLLRHHRSALLPRSPAVSAATVPGLRRTPAPLFFSTLDAARTRTRVEDVMPIATGLEREEIEAELQGKKRFDMDAPVGPFGTKEAPAVIQSYYNKRIVGCPGGEGEDEHDVVWFWLERGKPHECPVCTQYFTLNVIGEGGSPDGHDDDDDHHQ